A genomic region of Bernardetia sp. ABR2-2B contains the following coding sequences:
- a CDS encoding UDP-glucuronic acid decarboxylase family protein codes for MKKILIAGAAGFLGSHLCDRFIAEGYYVIGMDNLLTGNIKNIEHLFELPNFKFYHHDITTFVHVPDDLDYILHFASPASPIDYLKMPIQTLKVGALGTHNLLGLAKAKKARILVASTSEIYGDPEVHPQTEEYWGNVNSVGPRGVYDEAKRFLESITMAYNKAHGVETRMIRIFNTYGPRMRLDDGRVLPTFMRQAIEGEDLTIFGDGSQTRSFCYVDDLVEGIYQLLLSDYDLPMNIGNPSEISMSDFAEEIIKLTGTSQKVVYHDLPKDDPKQRCPDITKAKNILGWTPKIDRAEGLKRTYKFFKEILDKKAADNSVKA; via the coding sequence ATGAAAAAAATACTTATTGCAGGTGCAGCAGGTTTCTTGGGTTCTCATCTTTGCGACCGTTTTATTGCAGAAGGTTATTATGTTATCGGAATGGATAACCTTCTGACAGGAAATATCAAAAACATAGAACATCTTTTTGAACTTCCTAATTTCAAATTCTATCATCACGACATCACTACTTTTGTTCATGTTCCTGATGATTTGGATTATATCCTTCACTTTGCTTCTCCAGCTTCTCCGATTGATTATCTCAAAATGCCTATTCAAACACTCAAAGTTGGTGCATTGGGAACTCATAATCTTTTAGGACTTGCAAAAGCAAAAAAAGCTAGAATTTTGGTAGCTTCTACTTCTGAAATCTATGGCGACCCAGAAGTACATCCTCAAACAGAAGAATATTGGGGAAATGTAAATTCTGTTGGTCCTCGTGGAGTGTATGATGAAGCAAAACGCTTTTTAGAGTCTATCACAATGGCATATAACAAAGCACACGGAGTAGAAACTCGTATGATTCGTATTTTTAATACCTATGGACCTCGTATGCGACTAGATGACGGACGTGTGTTGCCTACTTTTATGCGTCAAGCAATTGAAGGAGAAGATTTGACTATTTTTGGAGATGGTTCTCAAACTCGCTCGTTTTGTTATGTAGATGATTTGGTAGAAGGAATATATCAACTTCTTTTGAGTGATTATGATTTGCCAATGAATATTGGAAACCCAAGTGAGATTTCGATGTCTGATTTTGCAGAAGAGATTATCAAACTGACAGGAACTTCTCAAAAAGTAGTCTATCACGATTTACCAAAAGATGATCCGAAACAGCGTTGTCCAGATATTACAAAGGCAAAAAATATCTTAGGTTGGACTCCAAAAATTGATCGTGCAGAAGGCTTGAAGAGAACGTATAAATTCTTTAAGGAAATATTAGATAAAAAAGCTGCTGATAATTCAGTAAAAGCATAA
- a CDS encoding mevalonate kinase translates to MKSPFFNSKILLFGEYGIIHEAMGLALPYDLFQGRLIFKNVTQVSSKILQSNKELRTFADYLKKLTKEEDFPIEFDFTSLNFDLEQGLFFESTIPQGFGVGSSGSLTAAMYQRYARKKLPIANGVPTTEEISDLKKVFARMESHFHGSSSGFDPLICYLNMPLLIKSKKHIEVTQIPDFEVNKKNPKEPNKGAVFLLNTGRPRRTEPLVNLFLEKCKNKDFADACQNEFIPLNNACIETFLANDLEAMFNNLSDLSHFQYKNFQPMIPSLYRPLWKHGLQTDDYYLKLCGAGGGGFILGFTKDFDKVKHHFSQYQVRVVYEI, encoded by the coding sequence ATGAAATCTCCTTTTTTTAACTCAAAAATTCTACTTTTTGGCGAGTACGGCATCATTCACGAAGCAATGGGACTTGCTCTTCCTTACGATTTATTTCAAGGAAGATTAATTTTCAAAAACGTAACGCAAGTTTCTTCCAAAATTCTCCAATCCAACAAAGAATTAAGGACTTTTGCTGATTATCTAAAAAAACTCACAAAAGAAGAGGACTTTCCCATTGAATTTGATTTTACTTCCTTAAATTTTGATTTAGAACAAGGACTTTTCTTCGAATCTACCATTCCACAGGGCTTTGGAGTGGGGAGTTCTGGTTCGCTAACGGCTGCCATGTATCAGCGTTATGCACGTAAAAAGCTACCGATTGCTAATGGAGTTCCGACAACAGAAGAGATAAGTGACTTAAAAAAGGTTTTTGCTAGAATGGAAAGTCATTTTCACGGTTCTAGCTCTGGTTTTGACCCTCTGATTTGTTATTTGAATATGCCGTTGCTCATAAAAAGTAAAAAGCATATTGAAGTAACTCAAATTCCAGATTTTGAAGTCAATAAGAAAAATCCTAAAGAACCTAACAAAGGAGCAGTATTTTTACTCAATACAGGCAGACCACGCCGAACAGAACCGTTGGTCAATCTTTTCTTAGAAAAATGTAAAAATAAAGACTTTGCTGATGCTTGTCAGAATGAGTTTATTCCACTAAATAATGCTTGTATAGAAACCTTCTTGGCTAATGATTTAGAAGCTATGTTTAATAATTTGAGTGATTTATCTCATTTTCAATACAAAAACTTCCAGCCTATGATTCCGTCTTTATACCGTCCACTTTGGAAACATGGCTTACAAACAGATGATTATTACTTGAAACTCTGTGGCGCAGGTGGTGGAGGTTTTATTTTAGGTTTTACAAAAGACTTTGATAAAGTAAAACATCATTTTTCGCAGTATCAAGTGAGGGTGGTTTATGAGATTTGA